CCCTGCCAGAGCCTTTTGAAACCAGATATTGCTAGTCGAGCAATGATTAAAGACCATGTCGAGCATCACATCAACATTAATTTCTTTTAATTTAGCAACTAGCTCCTCGAAGTCCGCCATCGTGCCAAAAAGCGGGTCAATCTGATAATAGTCCGCAATATCATAGCCATTATCACGCTGCGGCGAAACGAAAAAAGGATTGAACCAGACCATATCAACATTTAATTTTTTGATATAAGGAATTTTTTGAATGATTCCGCGAATATCACCAACACCATCACCATTAGCATCATAGAAAGATTTGGGATAAATCTGATAGATTATCTTTTTACCTAAATTAACCATTTAATTTCTCCTTAAAATCTAATTCTTTGTCTGCGCGCAAAATCAACAAATTTAAATTTACTTGGATCATGATAAGACAGCGTCAACTGAAATAAGGTTGCATCACTTAAATAATTATGACTAGCAACCAGTACAGCGGTTTTATCCTTCAAGCTTAACTTTCTTTGCAGCTCATCGTCGACCTTTTCAACCGTAATTGCCTTGGTCGCATACGAAACTTCCAACCCTTTTTCATTTTCCAGATAGTTATAAATTGAAGTCTGAGCCGCATTTAGTGGCAACTCGTTAATCGGTGGTGAAAAAAGAAAATCACAATCAAGAATTTCTGCATTGCCATCAATTTTTCGTAATCGCTCAACATAAAACCCAGTTTGTTGCTTCTCATTAGGGAACTTTTCCTTAAAAAGTTCAGGTAAGGTATGCATCTTCTCTAAAGTTAAAACCTCGGTTTGCGCATCCATCCCCAAAGACTTGCTTAGTTCCGCAAAACTCGAAATACCAGAAATTGGAAAAGAATACTGCTCCAAATTCAAAACTAGCGATCCCTTACCACGTATCTTTTGAA
The sequence above is a segment of the Lactobacillus sp. ESL0677 genome. Coding sequences within it:
- the treR gene encoding trehalose operon repressor codes for the protein MMQSKSDIIAQDIAAKIKHEQFKANSFLPSESELTKLYGTSRETVRKALQGLNSLGLIQKIRGKGSLVLNLEQYSFPISGISSFAELSKSLGMDAQTEVLTLEKMHTLPELFKEKFPNEKQQTGFYVERLRKIDGNAEILDCDFLFSPPINELPLNAAQTSIYNYLENEKGLEVSYATKAITVEKVDDELQRKLSLKDKTAVLVASHNYLSDATLFQLTLSYHDPSKFKFVDFARRQRIRF